The following are from one region of the Heliangelus exortis chromosome 2, bHelExo1.hap1, whole genome shotgun sequence genome:
- the RPL7 gene encoding large ribosomal subunit protein uL30, which translates to MAEKEAKKVPSVPESLLKKRQAYAAMKAKRQKKILAIKKARRAQRKLIYAKAQAYHKEYRHMYRQEIRMARMARKAGNYYVPAEPKLAFVIRIRGTNGVSPKVRKVLQLLRLRQIFNGTFVKLNKASINMLRIVEPYIAWGYPNLKSVHELIYKRGYGKIKKQRIALTDNSLIQKRLGKLGIICMEDVIHEIYTVGKNFKVVNNFLWPFKLSSPRGGMKKKTIHFVEGGDAGNREDQINRLIRRMN; encoded by the exons ATGGCGGAGAAGGA AGCAAAGAAGGTGCCGTCCGTACCGGAAAGCCTGCTGAAAAAGCGGCAGGCTTATGCAGCTATGAAAGCCAAACGTCAGAAGAAGATTTTGGCTATAAAAAAG GCCCGTAGGGCACAAAGAAAACTCATCTATGCCAAGGCCCAGGCTTACCACAAGGAGTACAGGCACATGTACAGGCAGGAGATCCGTATGGCCAGGATGGCACGAAAAGCTGGCAACTACTACGTTCCTGCAGAACCAAAACTGGCCTTTGTGATCAGGATAAGAGG CACCAACGGTGTCAGCCCCAAGGTCCGCAAGGTGCTGCAGCTTCTTCGCCTGCGTCAGATTTTCAATGGCACCTTTGTAAAACTCAACAAAGCTTCCATCAACATGCTGCGGATTGTTGAACCCTACATTGCATGGGG ATACCCCAATCTGAAGTCTGTGCATGAGTTGATCTACAAGCGTGGCTATGGGAAGATCAAAAAGCAGCGCATTGCTCTTACTGATAACTCCCTGATCCAGAAACGCCTTG GAAAGCTTGGCATCATCTGCATGGAAGATGTGATCCATGAAATTTACACTGTTGGCAAGAACTTCAAAGTTGTGAACAACTTCCTTTGGCCCTTCAAGTTATCCTCTCCTCGGGGtggaatgaagaagaaaacGATCCACTTCGTGGAAGGTGGTGATGCTGGTAACAGAGAAGACCAGATCAACAGACTGATAAGGAGAATGAACTAA